In Amycolatopsis solani, a single window of DNA contains:
- a CDS encoding hydroxysqualene dehydroxylase, translated as MSRDRRAELHPAPAGLPDAGTLDRRPRVAVVGGGIAGLTAATGLVERGVEVTVFEREQYLGGRVGGWTERLPDGTEVTMSRGFHAFFRQYYNLRALLARTDPGLRRLTAVPDYPLVDALGRTDTFAGLPRTPPLNALAFALRSPTFRARDLLRLDGRRALPLAGVGVPRVYEQLDHVDAATFLAAINFPAAARHLAFDVFSRSFFADPGELSAAELATMFHLYFLGSAEGLLFDVPTEPFPQALWDPLGDYLSARRADIRTGESVTAVELRPGGFLVDGEFFDAVVLACDVPGLQRIVSGSPGLGTEDWRAAVARLRTAPPFVVRRLWLDRPVDAARPAFLGTGGLRPLDNISVLDRYEGEARRWAQRHHGSVVELHAYAAGDDTDRVAQDLDQLLHRLYPETADARVVGSITLERADCPLFPVGGFTHRPTVETPQPGLVLAGDAIRIDLPVALMERAATTGWTAANTLLRQWGLAGHPIRSVPNHGRIRVLDRLNAGAAGARS; from the coding sequence GTGAGCCGCGACCGCCGCGCCGAACTCCACCCCGCCCCCGCCGGGCTCCCCGATGCCGGGACGCTCGACCGCCGACCCCGCGTCGCCGTCGTCGGGGGCGGCATCGCCGGGCTCACCGCCGCGACCGGCCTGGTCGAGCGGGGCGTCGAGGTCACGGTGTTCGAGCGCGAGCAGTACCTCGGCGGGCGGGTCGGCGGTTGGACCGAGCGGCTGCCGGACGGCACCGAGGTCACCATGAGCCGCGGCTTCCACGCGTTCTTCCGCCAGTACTACAACCTCCGCGCGCTGCTCGCCCGCACCGACCCGGGCCTGCGGCGGCTCACGGCGGTGCCGGACTACCCGCTGGTCGACGCGCTCGGCCGCACGGACACCTTCGCCGGGCTGCCGCGCACCCCGCCGTTGAACGCGCTCGCGTTCGCCTTGCGCAGCCCCACTTTCCGGGCCCGCGACCTGCTGCGCCTCGACGGACGGCGGGCGCTGCCCCTGGCCGGCGTCGGCGTCCCCCGCGTCTACGAGCAGCTCGACCACGTCGACGCGGCCACGTTCCTCGCCGCGATCAACTTCCCCGCCGCGGCCCGGCACCTGGCGTTCGACGTGTTCTCCCGCAGCTTCTTCGCCGACCCCGGCGAGCTGTCCGCGGCCGAGCTGGCGACGATGTTCCACCTGTACTTCCTCGGCTCGGCCGAAGGGCTGCTCTTCGACGTCCCCACCGAGCCGTTCCCCCAGGCGCTGTGGGATCCCTTGGGCGACTACCTTTCCGCCCGGCGCGCCGACATCCGCACCGGGGAGTCGGTCACGGCCGTCGAGCTTCGCCCCGGCGGTTTCCTCGTCGACGGCGAGTTCTTCGACGCCGTCGTCCTCGCGTGCGATGTGCCTGGCCTGCAACGGATCGTGAGCGGCTCACCCGGCCTGGGCACCGAGGACTGGCGTGCCGCGGTGGCCCGGCTGCGCACGGCCCCGCCGTTCGTCGTCCGGCGGCTGTGGCTCGACCGGCCCGTGGACGCGGCCCGGCCGGCCTTCCTCGGCACCGGCGGGCTGCGGCCGTTGGACAACATCAGCGTCCTCGACCGGTACGAAGGGGAAGCACGCCGGTGGGCCCAGCGGCACCACGGCTCGGTCGTCGAACTGCACGCCTACGCCGCCGGCGACGACACCGACCGCGTCGCGCAGGACTTGGACCAGCTCCTGCACCGGCTCTACCCCGAGACCGCCGACGCGCGGGTGGTCGGCTCGATCACCCTCGAGCGGGCGGACTGCCCGCTGTTCCCGGTCGGCGGCTTCACCCACCGGCCGACCGTCGAGACGCCCCAGCCCGGCTTGGTCCTGGCCGGCGACGCGATCCGGATCGACCTGCCGGTGGCGCTCATGGAACGCGCGGCGACCACGGGCTGGACCGCCGCGAACACCCTGCTGCGCCAATGGGGCCTGGCGGGCCACCCGATCCGGTCAGTGCCCAACCACGGGCGGATCCGGGTCCTCGACCGTCTCAACGCCGGCGCCGCTGGAGCGCGGTCGTGA
- a CDS encoding class I SAM-dependent methyltransferase, whose translation MSPLTRNGLPRAEVPSAFDSGAAAYDRLVGANPGYHHHLRISARRLGPAPGSRVLDAGCGTGASTAALLRVAPGARVTAIDASAEMLAQARAKRWPAGVEFVHTPVEDLTADEPFDAIFAAYLVRNLDDPDAQLAKLYGLLRPGGRIALHEYSVRDSRRARWVWNAVCGAVVIPLGRLATGDATLYRHLRRSVVAFDGVGDLCARLTRAGFTDVRTGTMPGWSRGIVHTVLGTRP comes from the coding sequence ATGAGCCCGTTGACCCGTAACGGTTTGCCGCGCGCGGAGGTGCCGTCGGCGTTCGACAGCGGCGCCGCGGCCTACGACCGGCTCGTCGGCGCCAACCCGGGTTACCACCACCACCTCCGGATCTCGGCCCGGCGCCTCGGCCCGGCCCCCGGCTCACGGGTCCTCGACGCCGGGTGCGGCACCGGCGCGTCGACCGCCGCGCTGCTGCGGGTCGCGCCCGGCGCGCGCGTCACCGCGATCGACGCGTCCGCCGAGATGCTGGCCCAGGCGCGGGCGAAACGATGGCCGGCGGGCGTCGAGTTCGTCCACACGCCCGTGGAGGACCTGACGGCCGACGAGCCGTTCGACGCAATCTTCGCCGCCTACCTGGTGCGCAACCTCGACGATCCCGACGCTCAGCTGGCGAAGTTGTACGGGCTGCTGCGCCCGGGTGGGCGCATCGCGCTGCACGAGTATTCGGTGCGGGACTCGCGGCGCGCCCGCTGGGTGTGGAACGCGGTGTGCGGCGCCGTCGTCATCCCGCTGGGGCGGCTCGCCACCGGCGACGCGACGCTGTACCGGCACCTGCGCCGCAGCGTCGTCGCCTTCGACGGCGTCGGCGACCTCTGCGCGCGCCTCACGCGCGCCGGGTTCACCGACGTCCGCACGGGCACCATGCCCGGCTGGTCGCGCGGGATCGTCCACACCGTCCTGGGCACCCGCCCGTGA
- a CDS encoding lycopene cyclase domain-containing protein encodes MPWGYTVPAVAAVLVVVAAELLVLRTGLLRRPSYWVTMAIVTAFQVPVDGWLTKLSAPIVRYSPEGITGWRFPWDIPVEDFLFGYAMVTAVLLLWERGKSPKESA; translated from the coding sequence ATGCCCTGGGGTTACACGGTTCCCGCCGTCGCCGCCGTGCTCGTCGTGGTCGCCGCCGAACTGCTCGTCCTGCGCACCGGCCTGCTGCGCCGGCCGTCCTACTGGGTCACGATGGCCATCGTGACCGCGTTCCAGGTCCCGGTGGACGGCTGGCTGACGAAGCTGTCCGCCCCGATCGTCCGGTACTCCCCCGAAGGCATCACCGGGTGGCGGTTCCCCTGGGACATCCCGGTCGAGGACTTCCTGTTCGGCTACGCCATGGTCACCGCCGTCCTGCTGCTGTGGGAGCGCGGGAAGTCGCCAAAGGAGAGTGCATGA
- a CDS encoding lycopene cyclase domain-containing protein, translated as MGKLEYLLVLAACVVVTLPLELAGARVWRRPRRLARAVLPVAGVFLVWDAVAIAAGVWDFAPEFVIGVRAPLGIPLEEVLFFVVVPVCGLLTHEAVQLTGKVLARLLRRRERVSR; from the coding sequence GTGGGCAAGCTGGAGTACCTGCTCGTCCTCGCCGCCTGTGTCGTCGTCACGCTGCCGCTGGAACTGGCGGGCGCTCGCGTCTGGCGGCGGCCGCGGCGGCTGGCGCGGGCCGTGCTGCCGGTCGCGGGGGTGTTCCTGGTCTGGGACGCCGTCGCGATCGCCGCCGGCGTGTGGGACTTCGCCCCGGAGTTCGTCATCGGGGTGCGGGCGCCGCTGGGGATCCCGCTCGAGGAAGTGCTGTTCTTCGTCGTGGTCCCGGTGTGCGGGCTGCTGACCCACGAAGCCGTGCAGCTGACCGGCAAGGTCCTCGCGCGGCTGCTCCGGCGCCGGGAGCGGGTGTCGCGCTGA
- a CDS encoding phytoene/squalene synthase family protein, protein MTSRELDAAGITDPGLRQAYQRCREVNARHGRTYFLATRMLSPAQRPAVHALYAFARRLDDLVDEPEPGATPESIAATLHDVERRFFAELAAGHSDDPLLTAVLDTVARYEISEPHFRAFFASMRMDLSVTGYPTRSALDEYVHGSAEVIGLQVLPVLGTVVARADAAPRAAALGKAFQLTNFLRDVAEDLDRGRVYLPADELAAAGVDRDRLRWCARTRQLDSAVRRALVEQVERTRRIYAEARPGIAMLHPASRPCVATAFTLYGGILDRIEAAGFNVFAGRARVPRYRRALAAGDALVRAQWARRRHPVAVA, encoded by the coding sequence ATGACGAGCCGTGAGCTCGACGCCGCCGGCATCACCGATCCGGGGCTGCGGCAGGCCTACCAGCGTTGCCGGGAGGTCAACGCCCGGCACGGCCGGACCTACTTCCTCGCCACGCGCATGCTCTCCCCCGCGCAACGCCCGGCCGTCCACGCCCTCTACGCGTTCGCGCGACGGCTCGACGACCTCGTCGACGAACCCGAGCCCGGCGCCACGCCGGAGTCGATCGCCGCCACCCTGCACGACGTCGAACGGCGGTTCTTCGCCGAACTCGCCGCCGGCCACAGTGACGACCCGCTGCTCACCGCCGTGCTCGACACGGTGGCCCGCTACGAAATCTCCGAGCCGCACTTCCGCGCGTTCTTCGCGTCCATGCGGATGGACCTTTCGGTCACCGGCTACCCGACCCGGTCCGCGCTCGACGAATACGTCCACGGGTCGGCCGAGGTGATCGGGCTGCAGGTGCTGCCGGTGCTCGGCACCGTCGTCGCCCGCGCGGACGCGGCCCCGCGGGCCGCCGCGCTCGGCAAGGCGTTCCAGCTGACCAACTTCCTGCGTGACGTCGCCGAGGACCTCGACCGCGGCCGGGTGTACCTGCCGGCCGACGAGCTCGCCGCGGCCGGCGTCGACCGGGACCGGCTGCGGTGGTGCGCCCGGACGCGGCAGCTGGACTCCGCGGTGCGGCGGGCCCTCGTCGAGCAGGTCGAGCGGACCCGCCGGATCTACGCCGAGGCCCGGCCGGGCATCGCGATGCTGCACCCGGCGTCCCGGCCGTGCGTGGCGACGGCGTTCACGCTCTACGGCGGCATTCTCGACCGCATCGAGGCCGCGGGCTTCAACGTCTTCGCCGGGCGTGCCCGGGTACCCCGGTACCGCCGGGCGCTCGCGGCCGGCGACGCGCTCGTCCGGGCCCAGTGGGCGCGCCGCCGTCATCCGGTGGCGGTGGCCTGA
- the crtI gene encoding phytoene desaturase family protein, producing MRTVTGRTDRVVVVGAGLAGLSAALHLAGRGRSVVVVERDPGPGGRAGRVDLDGYRLDTGPTVLTMPELLGDAFAAVGTDLADHVRLTRLEPAYTARFGDGSVLPVHTDPERMTDAVRDFAGPTEAAGYRRLRDWLTRLYRAEFDRFIAANFDSPLGLLSPDLARLVALGGFRRLDNRIGAFLTDERLKRVFTFQALYAGESPMRALALYAVISYMDTVGGVYFPDGGMAAVPQAMARAATDAGVEFRFGASVTALERRGTRVTAVHTSDGERIEADAVVLTTEPHESYRLLGRAPRRPVPLRAAPSALVLHAGGHADHPIGHHTISFGEGWASTFRELITDGRRMSDPSLLITRPTATDPSLAPPGKELFSILAPVPNLDRGPRDWDAEAGPYADEVLEHVRSRLLPGFTPEVSYVLSPADWQRRGLVAGTPFSYAHSFGQTGPFRPRNLPPGTENVVLAGGGTVPGVGVPTVLISGRLAADRITGTRRTAGRTMEGAR from the coding sequence ATGAGGACGGTCACCGGCCGCACCGACCGGGTGGTGGTCGTCGGAGCCGGGCTCGCCGGGCTCTCGGCGGCCCTGCACCTGGCCGGGCGTGGTCGTTCGGTGGTCGTCGTCGAACGCGATCCCGGCCCGGGCGGGCGAGCCGGGCGCGTGGACCTCGACGGCTACCGGCTCGACACCGGCCCGACGGTGCTGACCATGCCGGAGCTCCTCGGCGACGCCTTCGCCGCGGTGGGCACGGACCTGGCGGACCACGTGCGGCTCACCCGCCTGGAGCCCGCCTACACGGCCCGGTTCGGCGACGGGTCGGTCTTGCCGGTGCACACCGATCCCGAGCGGATGACCGACGCCGTGCGGGACTTCGCCGGCCCCACCGAGGCCGCGGGCTACCGCCGGCTGCGCGACTGGCTGACCCGCCTCTACCGCGCCGAGTTCGACCGGTTCATCGCGGCCAACTTCGACTCGCCGCTCGGCCTGCTCTCCCCCGACCTGGCCCGGCTGGTCGCGCTCGGCGGGTTCCGGCGCCTGGACAACCGGATCGGCGCCTTCCTGACCGACGAACGCCTCAAGCGCGTCTTCACCTTCCAAGCGTTGTACGCGGGGGAATCGCCGATGCGGGCCCTCGCGCTGTACGCGGTCATTTCCTACATGGACACGGTCGGCGGCGTCTACTTCCCCGACGGCGGCATGGCGGCCGTCCCGCAGGCCATGGCCCGGGCCGCCACCGACGCCGGCGTCGAGTTCCGCTTCGGCGCGTCCGTGACGGCGCTCGAACGCCGTGGCACGCGGGTCACGGCCGTGCACACAAGCGACGGCGAGCGGATCGAAGCCGACGCCGTCGTCCTGACCACCGAACCGCACGAGAGCTACCGGCTGCTCGGCCGGGCCCCACGGCGTCCCGTTCCGCTGCGCGCGGCGCCATCGGCATTGGTTCTGCACGCGGGCGGCCACGCGGATCACCCGATCGGGCACCACACGATCTCCTTCGGGGAAGGCTGGGCCTCGACGTTCCGCGAGCTGATCACCGACGGACGGCGGATGAGCGACCCGTCCCTGCTGATCACCCGCCCGACGGCGACCGACCCGTCGCTGGCCCCGCCGGGCAAGGAACTGTTCTCGATCCTGGCGCCGGTGCCGAACCTCGACCGCGGGCCCCGCGACTGGGACGCCGAAGCCGGGCCCTACGCCGACGAGGTCCTCGAGCACGTCCGGTCCCGGCTGCTGCCCGGCTTCACCCCCGAGGTGTCCTACGTCCTGAGCCCGGCGGACTGGCAGCGGCGCGGGCTGGTGGCGGGGACGCCGTTCAGCTACGCGCACTCGTTCGGCCAAACCGGGCCGTTCCGGCCCCGGAACCTGCCGCCCGGCACGGAAAACGTGGTGCTCGCCGGCGGCGGGACCGTGCCCGGCGTCGGCGTCCCGACGGTCCTGATCTCCGGCCGGCTCGCCGCGGACCGGATCACCGGCACCCGCCGCACCGCCGGCCGCACCATGGAGGGAGCCCGATGA
- a CDS encoding polyprenyl synthetase family protein — MAVIADAGSTTAWLAGLRRKCADDVHDFVTERVREHFTGRAATPAATALPEFVADGKFLRPLFAYTGWRCGEPDDEAALRAASALELLHCFALAQDDVMDGSERRRGRPALHVTFARWHAEAGLGGSAARFGESAAVLAGDLFLVWSEQLLRSSGLPADVLARGWPVYDHLRSELAVGQLGDLVNDARALPSWGDVLDVVRRKSGNYTVRRPLEFGAALAGCDERVRAALGTYGGLVGEAFQFRDDLLGVFGDPAVTGKPVGDDLRERKASTVVVLAAELADHSQRAELAGLLALDVVDTAAVERWQRLITATGARDQLEKFADDRVRHALEVLDLAGLPQQPADALTTLALQCTERVR; from the coding sequence ATGGCCGTGATCGCCGACGCCGGATCGACCACCGCGTGGCTGGCCGGGCTGCGCCGGAAGTGCGCGGACGACGTGCACGACTTCGTCACCGAACGGGTGCGGGAGCACTTCACCGGACGCGCCGCCACCCCCGCGGCCACCGCGCTTCCGGAGTTCGTCGCGGACGGCAAGTTCCTGCGGCCGCTGTTCGCCTACACCGGCTGGCGCTGCGGTGAGCCGGACGACGAAGCGGCGCTGCGAGCCGCCTCCGCACTCGAACTGCTGCACTGCTTCGCGCTGGCCCAGGACGACGTCATGGACGGCTCCGAACGTCGGCGAGGCCGGCCGGCCCTGCACGTCACGTTCGCCCGCTGGCACGCCGAGGCGGGACTCGGCGGCTCGGCCGCGCGGTTCGGCGAGTCGGCCGCGGTCCTCGCCGGCGACCTGTTCCTCGTCTGGTCCGAGCAGCTGCTCCGCAGCAGCGGCCTGCCCGCCGACGTGCTCGCCCGGGGCTGGCCGGTCTACGACCACCTGCGCTCCGAGCTGGCCGTCGGCCAGCTCGGCGACCTGGTCAACGACGCCCGCGCGCTGCCCTCGTGGGGTGACGTCCTCGACGTCGTCCGCCGCAAGTCGGGCAACTACACCGTGCGCCGCCCACTCGAGTTCGGCGCCGCGCTCGCCGGGTGCGACGAGCGCGTCCGCGCCGCGCTCGGCACGTACGGCGGCCTGGTCGGGGAAGCCTTCCAGTTCCGCGACGACCTGCTCGGGGTGTTCGGCGACCCGGCCGTCACCGGCAAGCCGGTCGGCGACGACCTGCGCGAGCGGAAGGCCTCCACGGTCGTCGTCCTCGCCGCCGAGCTGGCCGACCACTCGCAGCGCGCCGAGCTGGCCGGGCTGCTGGCCCTCGACGTCGTCGACACGGCCGCGGTCGAGCGCTGGCAGCGGCTGATCACCGCGACCGGGGCGCGCGACCAGCTGGAGAAGTTCGCCGACGACCGGGTCCGCCACGCGCTCGAGGTGCTCGACCTGGCCGGTCTGCCCCAGCAACCCGCGGACGCGCTGACCACCCTGGCCCTGCAGTGCACCGAACGGGTCCGATGA
- a CDS encoding DUF5914 domain-containing protein has protein sequence MNVSQRVAGFWPRRWPVQPFREPRWAHQEPTYRECSPALIEAAGKRASARPAGNWFVLGASRSVRPDRPFGVTVGGRELVAWRDRDGGLRVGPGACPHLGAPLADARIDRGELLCRWHGLRLGGDRCGSWAPIPAYDDGVLVWARLDDIGREQPTDRPVVPARPGPGARIDAVATLTGVCEPEDVVANRLDPWHGAWFHPYSFARLRVLSAPRGVDVPEDEDRFLVEVTFRLAGRWGVPVVAEFVCPEPRTVVMRIVEGEGVGSVVETHATPLGPGADGRPRTAVIEATIAASERPGFAVAAKLAPAIRPLMRHTAARLWRDDLAYAERRYALRA, from the coding sequence GTGAACGTCAGTCAGCGCGTCGCCGGGTTCTGGCCGCGGCGGTGGCCCGTCCAGCCGTTTCGCGAGCCGCGGTGGGCCCACCAGGAACCGACCTACCGGGAGTGCTCGCCGGCCCTGATCGAGGCCGCGGGCAAGAGAGCGTCGGCTCGTCCGGCGGGCAACTGGTTCGTGCTCGGCGCCAGCCGTTCGGTGCGGCCCGATCGGCCGTTCGGCGTAACCGTGGGCGGCCGGGAACTCGTCGCGTGGCGGGACCGGGACGGAGGTCTCCGCGTCGGACCGGGTGCGTGTCCCCACCTGGGCGCGCCCCTCGCCGACGCCCGGATCGACCGGGGCGAGCTGCTGTGCCGGTGGCACGGCCTGCGGCTCGGCGGCGATCGCTGCGGCAGCTGGGCACCGATCCCGGCGTACGACGACGGCGTGCTCGTCTGGGCTCGCCTCGACGACATCGGCCGCGAGCAGCCGACGGACCGGCCGGTAGTACCGGCGCGGCCCGGTCCGGGCGCGCGCATCGACGCCGTGGCCACGCTCACCGGCGTCTGCGAGCCGGAGGACGTCGTGGCGAACCGCCTCGACCCGTGGCACGGCGCCTGGTTCCACCCCTATTCCTTCGCGCGCCTGCGGGTGCTTTCCGCGCCCCGGGGTGTCGACGTGCCCGAAGACGAGGACCGGTTCCTGGTCGAGGTGACCTTCCGGCTCGCGGGAAGGTGGGGCGTGCCCGTCGTGGCCGAGTTCGTCTGTCCCGAGCCGCGCACGGTCGTGATGCGCATCGTCGAGGGCGAAGGCGTCGGCAGCGTCGTCGAAACGCACGCGACACCGCTGGGCCCCGGCGCCGACGGCCGGCCCCGGACCGCGGTGATCGAGGCGACGATCGCCGCGTCCGAGCGGCCCGGTTTCGCGGTGGCGGCCAAGCTGGCGCCGGCGATCCGCCCGCTCATGCGCCACACGGCGGCGCGGCTCTGGCGCGACGACCTCGCCTACGCGGAACGGCGTTACGCGCTGCGCGCTTGA
- a CDS encoding STAS domain-containing protein produces the protein MTSQLTVPTSPHAVALPDSLRLTTQRVGATTTIEVAGDIDAATAPRLRELLACRASSTIDRLVIDLYDVTFIGAAGLAALEHGYLMATARGITCTVCGDAAGQLLRLARVFQLRFTETMEIAGQARSA, from the coding sequence ATGACCAGCCAGCTCACGGTGCCGACGAGCCCGCACGCCGTCGCACTCCCGGACAGCCTGCGCCTGACGACCCAGCGCGTCGGCGCCACCACCACCATCGAAGTCGCCGGTGACATCGACGCGGCCACCGCACCGCGGCTGCGCGAACTGCTCGCCTGCCGGGCGAGCAGCACCATCGACCGGCTCGTGATCGACCTCTACGACGTCACCTTCATCGGCGCGGCCGGGTTGGCCGCGCTCGAACACGGTTACCTGATGGCCACCGCACGCGGCATCACCTGCACCGTGTGCGGTGACGCCGCCGGGCAGCTGCTGCGCCTCGCCCGGGTGTTCCAGCTGCGTTTCACCGAGACGATGGAAATCGCGGGTCAAGCGCGCAGCGCGTAA
- a CDS encoding manganese catalase family protein: MFRHTKLLQFEAKPEKPDPVYAHKLQELIGGAFGEMTVTMQYLFQGWNCRIEGKYKDLIMDTATEEIGHVEMLATMVARLLEGAPATATAESVKDPVMAAVIGGMDPQQAIVAGGGALPADSNGYPWNGKYIVASGNLLADFRANAAAEAQGRLQTARLYNMTDDPGVKAMLQFNLARDTVHQKQWLAAIEELKADGLEDDIAPNALLDEEDQTHNHTIWHLSDGPDGAKGRSWTTDAGIEYLMDPDPLGGPGTAPKPDPALYGTYAPLQDAKGTAKGKAKAAKNKLT; this comes from the coding sequence GTGTTCCGTCACACCAAACTCCTGCAGTTCGAAGCCAAGCCCGAGAAGCCCGACCCCGTCTACGCCCACAAGCTCCAAGAACTCATCGGTGGCGCCTTCGGCGAAATGACCGTCACCATGCAATACCTGTTCCAAGGCTGGAACTGCCGCATCGAAGGCAAGTACAAAGACCTGATCATGGACACCGCGACCGAAGAGATCGGGCACGTCGAAATGCTCGCCACCATGGTCGCCCGGCTGCTCGAAGGCGCACCCGCCACCGCGACCGCCGAATCCGTCAAGGACCCCGTGATGGCCGCGGTGATCGGCGGGATGGACCCGCAGCAAGCCATCGTCGCCGGCGGCGGCGCCCTGCCCGCCGACAGCAACGGCTATCCCTGGAACGGCAAGTACATCGTCGCCTCCGGCAACCTGCTCGCCGACTTCCGCGCCAACGCCGCCGCCGAAGCCCAAGGCCGGCTGCAGACCGCCCGGCTCTACAACATGACCGACGACCCCGGCGTGAAGGCGATGCTGCAGTTCAACCTCGCCCGCGACACCGTCCACCAGAAACAGTGGCTCGCCGCCATCGAAGAGCTCAAGGCCGACGGGCTCGAAGACGACATCGCCCCGAACGCCCTGCTCGACGAAGAAGACCAGACCCACAACCACACGATCTGGCACCTCTCCGACGGCCCGGACGGCGCCAAGGGCCGCAGCTGGACCACCGACGCGGGCATCGAGTACCTGATGGACCCGGACCCCCTCGGCGGCCCCGGCACCGCACCGAAGCCGGACCCGGCGCTGTACGGCACCTACGCCCCGTTGCAGGACGCGAAAGGCACGGCCAAGGGCAAAGCCAAGGCAGCCAAGAACAAGCTGACCTGA
- a CDS encoding DUF6292 family protein translates to MTASLHTPVGRSHPAFVALTTYLADVTDALGIGLESCTVDHDAPVSAYVALDGHLPAHPGRDIALLWDERHGWAVAAETHSGEDLIVVRHLGGATVAPSPARVARFVEALREGDHHIGLLDPPAIRIPAGLAELDAVLRNQISG, encoded by the coding sequence GTGACCGCATCGCTGCACACCCCGGTCGGCCGCTCCCACCCCGCCTTCGTCGCGCTGACCACCTACCTCGCCGACGTCACCGACGCACTGGGCATCGGCCTGGAGTCCTGCACCGTCGACCACGACGCCCCGGTCTCCGCCTACGTCGCCCTCGACGGGCACCTGCCCGCCCACCCGGGGCGCGACATCGCATTGCTGTGGGACGAACGGCACGGCTGGGCCGTCGCGGCCGAGACCCACTCCGGCGAGGACCTCATCGTCGTCCGCCACCTCGGCGGCGCCACCGTCGCCCCGTCACCCGCGCGCGTCGCCCGGTTCGTCGAGGCCTTGCGCGAAGGCGACCACCACATCGGGCTCCTCGATCCGCCCGCCATTCGCATTCCGGCGGGCCTGGCCGAGCTGGACGCCGTCCTCCGGAACCAGATCAGCGGTTAA
- a CDS encoding Hsp20/alpha crystallin family protein, protein MLMRTDPFRELDRFAQQVFGAATPGTWSKPAPMPMDAYRAGDEFVVCFDLPGVTSDAIELDIERNVLTVKAERRPLPGGDDVRMQVTERPLGVFSRQLFLGDTLDTDRISANYEAGVLTLRIPIAEKAKPRRIDVASSRSDRKEIQA, encoded by the coding sequence ATGTTGATGCGCACCGACCCGTTCCGCGAGCTGGACCGGTTCGCCCAGCAGGTCTTCGGCGCCGCGACGCCGGGAACGTGGTCCAAGCCGGCGCCGATGCCGATGGACGCCTACCGCGCCGGCGACGAGTTCGTCGTCTGCTTCGACCTGCCCGGCGTCACCTCCGACGCCATCGAGCTCGACATCGAGCGCAACGTCCTCACCGTCAAGGCCGAACGACGACCCCTCCCCGGCGGTGACGACGTCCGGATGCAGGTCACCGAGCGCCCCCTCGGCGTGTTCTCCCGCCAGCTGTTCCTCGGCGACACCCTCGACACCGACCGCATCTCCGCGAACTACGAAGCCGGGGTGCTGACGCTGCGCATCCCGATCGCCGAGAAAGCCAAGCCGCGCCGCATCGACGTCGCGAGCTCCCGGTCCGACCGGAAGGAAATCCAGGCCTGA
- a CDS encoding HSP18 transcriptional regulator, which yields MAEGDPAGVVRSVQEVVDAARRGSAPPEDLLGALTALRSVREQLAGWEPELIAAARAGGASWTALAPALGVASRQAAERRFLRLQPSATGEATGEARVDAERGRRAGDRAVADWARRNASVLRQLAAQVTTLDNLDAAARQSADRLGAALGEDDVAGLLPPLAAVRGHLQRDHAGLADRLGDIGAETARLRRDAAGRRHAQPG from the coding sequence ATGGCGGAGGGTGATCCGGCCGGGGTGGTGCGGAGCGTGCAGGAGGTGGTCGACGCCGCCCGGCGCGGCAGCGCGCCGCCCGAAGACCTGCTGGGAGCGCTGACCGCGTTGCGTTCGGTGCGGGAGCAGCTCGCCGGCTGGGAGCCGGAGCTGATCGCGGCGGCACGCGCGGGCGGCGCGAGCTGGACGGCCTTGGCCCCGGCCCTCGGGGTGGCCAGCCGGCAGGCAGCGGAGCGGCGCTTCCTGCGCCTGCAGCCGTCAGCGACGGGCGAGGCGACCGGCGAGGCCCGGGTCGACGCCGAGCGCGGCCGCCGGGCCGGAGATCGCGCGGTGGCGGACTGGGCCCGCCGCAACGCTTCGGTGCTGCGGCAACTGGCGGCCCAGGTGACCACATTGGACAACCTGGACGCGGCAGCCCGCCAGAGCGCCGACCGGCTGGGCGCGGCCCTGGGCGAGGACGACGTCGCGGGCTTGCTACCCCCACTGGCGGCGGTCCGCGGCCACCTGCAGCGCGACCACGCGGGTTTGGCCGACCGGCTGGGCGACATCGGCGCCGAGACGGCCCGACTACGCCGAGACGCGGCTGGGCGCCGCCACGCGCAGCCGGGCTGA